A region from the Variovorax paradoxus genome encodes:
- a CDS encoding TRAP transporter small permease, whose translation MYTKLCRTLARACMWLGILGLVAVICAVSWQVFGRYVLNNTPTWAESLALLLVIYVTMFGVAVGVRDAGHIGLESFLVLAPDWLRLKMEYLIHALILLFGLAMAWNCASLAESVWGYRLPTLWISEGWKYVPASVAGVLIVMFSIEHIIALAQGREVEPAWA comes from the coding sequence ATGTACACCAAACTTTGCCGCACCCTCGCCCGTGCCTGCATGTGGTTGGGCATCCTCGGCCTTGTCGCAGTGATCTGCGCCGTGAGCTGGCAGGTGTTCGGCCGCTACGTCCTCAACAACACTCCGACCTGGGCTGAAAGCCTGGCACTGCTGCTGGTGATCTACGTCACGATGTTCGGCGTGGCCGTCGGCGTGCGCGATGCGGGCCACATCGGCCTCGAGTCGTTCCTCGTGCTCGCGCCCGACTGGCTGCGGCTGAAGATGGAGTACCTGATCCACGCGCTGATCCTGCTCTTCGGCCTGGCCATGGCCTGGAACTGCGCCTCGCTCGCTGAATCGGTGTGGGGCTACAGGTTGCCCACGCTCTGGATCTCCGAGGGCTGGAAATACGTGCCCGCCTCCGTGGCCGGCGTTCTCATCGTGATGTTCTCCATCGAACACATCATCGCGCTCGCCCAAGGCCGCGAAGTCGAACCCGCCTGGGCTTGA
- a CDS encoding TRAP transporter large permease, translating into MTIPLLILCLSFTLFLLLGVPVAFSIGLSALSTLLYEGLPLEVGFQQMTSGMGIFSFLAIPFFIFAGELMLYGGIADRIVNFARNVVGHVRGGLGMSNVVACTLFGGVSGSPVADVSAMGAVMIPMMKKEGYHADYAVNVTTHAALVGALMPTSHNLIIYSLAAGGKVSIAALILAALLPAAVLTLSNLAAAYLVAVKRGYPAGSFPGWAIVARSFAAALPGLFIVVLILGGILSGIFTATESAAVAVLYALALTIFVYRTLKWEHFVKAASKAVRTTGVILLLIGISSTFGYLISLYGVAELTGQMLSQITSTPWVIFLLINIILFVLGTFLDMAATILLCTPIFLPIAQHYGMSSVQFGIVMLINCALGLNTPPVGTTQFVGCAIGGVSVGTVMKTIWPFYGALIFALGVVTFVPAFSTWLPSMFMVVK; encoded by the coding sequence ATGACCATCCCCCTCCTGATTCTTTGCCTCTCGTTCACGCTCTTCCTGCTGCTGGGGGTGCCGGTCGCTTTCTCGATCGGCCTCTCGGCCCTGTCCACGCTGCTGTATGAAGGCCTGCCGCTCGAGGTCGGCTTCCAGCAGATGACCTCGGGCATGGGCATCTTCTCGTTCCTGGCCATTCCGTTCTTCATCTTTGCCGGCGAGCTGATGCTCTATGGCGGCATCGCGGACCGCATCGTCAACTTCGCGCGCAATGTCGTCGGCCACGTGCGCGGCGGCCTCGGCATGTCGAACGTGGTGGCCTGCACGCTGTTCGGCGGCGTCTCGGGCTCGCCCGTGGCGGACGTCTCGGCCATGGGCGCCGTGATGATCCCGATGATGAAGAAAGAGGGTTACCACGCCGACTACGCAGTCAACGTGACGACCCATGCGGCACTGGTCGGCGCACTGATGCCGACCAGCCACAACCTGATCATCTATTCACTGGCAGCGGGCGGCAAGGTGTCGATCGCGGCGCTGATCCTGGCGGCGCTGCTGCCGGCGGCGGTGCTCACGCTCAGCAACCTCGCGGCCGCCTACCTGGTGGCGGTGAAGCGCGGCTATCCGGCCGGCAGCTTCCCGGGCTGGGCCATCGTGGCGCGTTCGTTCGCGGCGGCACTGCCGGGCCTGTTCATCGTGGTGCTGATTCTCGGCGGCATCCTGTCGGGCATCTTCACGGCGACCGAGTCGGCCGCCGTGGCGGTGCTGTATGCGCTGGCGCTCACCATCTTCGTCTACCGCACGCTGAAGTGGGAGCACTTCGTCAAGGCGGCATCGAAGGCGGTGCGCACCACCGGCGTGATCCTGCTCCTGATCGGCATCTCCAGCACCTTCGGCTACCTGATCAGCCTGTATGGCGTGGCCGAACTCACGGGCCAGATGCTGTCGCAAATTACGAGCACGCCATGGGTGATCTTCCTGCTCATCAACATCATCCTGTTCGTGCTGGGCACCTTTCTCGACATGGCGGCGACGATCCTGCTGTGCACGCCGATCTTCCTGCCGATCGCCCAGCACTACGGCATGAGCTCGGTGCAGTTCGGCATCGTGATGCTGATCAACTGCGCGCTCGGCCTGAACACGCCGCCGGTGGGCACCACGCAGTTCGTGGGCTGTGCGATCGGCGGCGTGTCGGTGGGTACGGTGATGAAGACCATCTGGCCGTTCTACGGTGCGCTGATCTTCGCGCTCGGGGTGGTCACCTTCGTTCCCGCCTTCTCGACCTGGCTGCCGAGCATGTTCATGGTGGTGAAATAA